In the genome of Fimbriimonadia bacterium, the window CTACGGCTAGGTCCGGAAACCCGGCTTGAAAGTCGCGCAATTCGGTTAACCCGCTTGAAGATTCAAGCTTTCGCAGTGCCGCCTCCAATTCGGCTTGGCGCTGTTCGGCACGAAGCTTTGCCTGCTCAAGATCAAGGCTGACCTGCGTTAGGTGGAAGCCCGGTGCAATTCCGCCTTCAACCCGTAAGCGCGTTGCTTCATGGAGCTGTTCATAGACAGACTGGACCGCCTTAGCGCTCTTCGCCAGTTCAGACGATGTGACGGCGTCAAGATACGCCTCAAGAACTTCAGTTTGAACGTCCAGCGAGACTTGGCGAAAGCTGGCTTCCGCTTCCGCAACGAGAGCTCTGCCCGAGCGCCGAAAGGCGGTCGTTCGACCAAACAGGTCGATGGGTTGGGATAGGACAAGGTCATCGTCAGACCCACCGGTCTCGGGATCAGACGTATATCCAACGAATAAACGCGTTGTGGGATATGCCCCTAAAGCGCGACTGGTCAACTTCGATTGGCTGAGTCTAAGACTAGCCGATTGAAGCAAGGGGCGATTAGATCGGGCCGAACGAAGAACGTCGTTAAGCCCGATCTGCTGGGCGTGCGCCGAAATGGCGACGCCAGCAAGGCAGAACATGGTTAGGGTTCTCATGAAATCTCCAACTGAAGTTAGGGTCACGGCTCCGCCGGAGCGGAGCGAACGACTAGCTCAGTTGGAATGGCGGGGCGCGCGAAGGAGAAGTTGAGGGCGGGGCATTGGGAAAGCCCTGTACAATGCGCGCGAAAACGACCTTGCAGACGATGGGCCGAACGACCGGCAAGCAAATCGCTCCCGGAAGGATCGCGAAAACGGGCTGGAACGGCTGAGACGGGACTGCCGTTTGCTTCTCGTTGGAATCAATGCAAGGCGTCAGAGTGCAGCACTCATGGCAATCTTGTGATTCACTGACCGAGAACGTTGGCTCAGACTGGCTCTTCGATTCGCCGTCGACGCAAGGTCCGCGCGGACAAGTGGGGCACTCCTTACCGTCGGGCAGCACCCAAGTGCCGGAGCAAGCGTGAGCTTGTCCAAGTAGGAGCAACCATACGAGGATCAGAGCACGGCCCAACCGCACAACACCATATTATGGCGAAATTGCTGTGGGACATTGGGTCCCTGTTGCCGGGTCGTCAGAGGCTGAGGATCGTGACCTCTGCAGCTGTAGTCTGCAGAGGTCAAACAGGTTCAAAATCGGCCCGTTTCATCCAAAGTTGCACAATTTGCGACCATCGCACTGCAGAGGTCGTGGGTTCGAATCCCATCATCTCCACCAGGTTCAAATGAACCTAAATGGTTCCTAAGATTGGTTCCTAAACCAGAGGTAGACTGTAGGAACCATGGCGAAAGCTATTTCGGGCGAAGGCTCCATCCGGAAGCGTCTCAGCGGCAAACTCGCTGGGAAGTGGCGGGTCCAGTGGTCATACAACGATCCGATGTCCAACGACCTGACGACGGTGGATCGCACTTTCCCGACCCAGGCCGAAGCAGCCAGGTTCCTAAAGGAACTTAAGGCTCGCGTTCACACCGGCCAGAAGGTTGAGGAGTCGAACACCAAGAAGGCACTAACGCTCAATGCGTGGTTCGACGATCTCGCCGGGACTTCAGAGTGTGGCTATGCGGGTCGCTGGAGCGAAGACGGAATGAAGCTCCAGACAATCGCGGCCAAAGTCAGCCGCTACAACTCGAACGTGCGCCGCTCTGAACTTGGCTCACTTCCCGTGCAGCTCATTGATGTAGATCGCGCCCGTGCGTTCTTCCGAGCGATGAAGGAAGCTGGCAAGAGCAAGGCGACAATGAAGGACGTTCAGGCGGTGCTGGTCAAGGTGATGAACGACGCGATCGACACCTACGAGAAGTTCCCCAACCTTCGGAACGCCTTCTCAAAGGTGAAGCTTGAGACTCCTGAAGCCCGAGAAGCTATTGTGGTGACACCAGAAAACGCGATGAAGGCCATCCGGAAGTTGGAGGCTCCCGCCGATCGCGCCTTTCTTGGTTTGTACTTCCTTGCGGGTCTTAGGCTGAGCGAACAAATGGCGCTCACTGCCGAGCAGGTCGACTTTGCCCAAGGAGTGATTGTCATTGATCGTGCGGTCAAACTTGGACCGACCGGCCGTCAGGAAGTCGGGCTCCCGAAGGGCGACAAGACGAGGCTGGTTGCCCTGTGCCCCACACTGGCTGATCTATTGAAGCCAGTGGTCGGTGACAGTGACGGCTACCTCTTTCATGCCGACTCCGCTGACAAGCCGAAGATGAAGAAAGTTGTCTATTCGAATTGGAAGCGCATCTTGAAAGAGTCCGGCTTGCCAGACGAGCTTGAACTTCGCGACTGTCGCCTGTCGCACAATTCCTGGATCGAGAAATTCTGCCCAAAAGTCAGCCTCTCGACGAGGCTCGAACACATGGGGCATAGCGTCAACCGGAACAACTCGGAACACAAAGGGTTGACCGTGAATGTCCGCAACTACACTCGCTTTCTGAGCGGTGGCTTGGACATCCTGAGGAAGGAACTTGAGCGGGTTGTGAAGGCAGCCGAGCGTAAAACATCGCGGCGTTAGCCTCCGGTCCAGCCTTGCTCAAGTTCCCGTTCCCGCAAGTACGCTTCGAGTTGACGCCGGGTGATCATTGTCGTGCCCTCGTCCTTGATGTGCCCGAGCCGCTTCGAACGAAGTAGGCGCTTCAATTTCGACTCACTGATGCTCAGAACTACTGCCGCTTCGGGAATCCGAAACGCCAGCTTCTCACCGCGCCAATCTTCTGAGCGATTGAGTCTCATCGACTGCCCACCCCGCCGCTATCAGGGCTTTGCGATCCCGTATATCAGAGCAACCTCGCCCGGATGAAGCGTCGAGTGATCGTCGGGACGTTGACGACTTCCTGGCCCATCGGAAAGCCAAGGAAGGTCTTCTGAACGAGCTGATGGCGATCGACACTCTCCATCGTCTCAACCTCGAATCCACGGTATCCCATGTCGGCGAGGACAATGAGTGCCCCGATATCGGGGCACTGTTGGGCGACCCTCTCGACGACGCGCATCGCTTCTCTTGCCTTGACGACTGCGAGCGAACGGTCGCCGTAG includes:
- a CDS encoding TolC family protein, encoding MRTLTMFCLAGVAISAHAQQIGLNDVLRSARSNRPLLQSASLRLSQSKLTSRALGAYPTTRLFVGYTSDPETGGSDDDLVLSQPIDLFGRTTAFRRSGRALVAEAEASFRQVSLDVQTEVLEAYLDAVTSSELAKSAKAVQSVYEQLHEATRLRVEGGIAPGFHLTQVSLDLEQAKLRAEQRQAELEAALRKLESSSGLTELRDFQAGFPDLAVVQTDSEALKRQRPELMLLDAQAQLAEADIAIARASGRPELELQGRRTPWQERNDRYGLRLQLSIPLFDHGRAASESKAAALRAEAARKALADAIKLAEGEVAAAQIEVRSADDQVGKYEALVGRAKELVNRLRPGLTEQATTLIEVLDATRVLRDLEQAYIEARSRLAQAQARLIRASGQILEVNP
- a CDS encoding tyrosine-type recombinase/integrase — encoded protein: MSNDLTTVDRTFPTQAEAARFLKELKARVHTGQKVEESNTKKALTLNAWFDDLAGTSECGYAGRWSEDGMKLQTIAAKVSRYNSNVRRSELGSLPVQLIDVDRARAFFRAMKEAGKSKATMKDVQAVLVKVMNDAIDTYEKFPNLRNAFSKVKLETPEAREAIVVTPENAMKAIRKLEAPADRAFLGLYFLAGLRLSEQMALTAEQVDFAQGVIVIDRAVKLGPTGRQEVGLPKGDKTRLVALCPTLADLLKPVVGDSDGYLFHADSADKPKMKKVVYSNWKRILKESGLPDELELRDCRLSHNSWIEKFCPKVSLSTRLEHMGHSVNRNNSEHKGLTVNVRNYTRFLSGGLDILRKELERVVKAAERKTSRR
- a CDS encoding helix-turn-helix domain-containing protein is translated as MRLNRSEDWRGEKLAFRIPEAAVVLSISESKLKRLLRSKRLGHIKDEGTTMITRRQLEAYLRERELEQGWTGG